In Kitasatospora gansuensis, a genomic segment contains:
- a CDS encoding NADPH-dependent FMN reductase, protein MHQIVKVVGVGGSSRAGSSAEQALRVVLDAAQRRGASVQLIGGPELAMPLYDPRNGASTPQARQLLSAIAGADGLVLASPAYHGGISGLVKNALDYVEELNKDIRPYFSERPVGCVAVADGWQGAVSTLAALRDVTHALRGWPTSLGAAINTSAARFSPAGVCEDTRVQGQLEEIAAQVVEFARMRVAAAAASR, encoded by the coding sequence GTGCACCAGATCGTGAAGGTGGTCGGTGTCGGCGGTTCGAGCCGGGCCGGATCAAGCGCCGAGCAGGCCCTGCGGGTGGTACTGGACGCGGCGCAACGACGCGGCGCGTCCGTGCAGTTGATAGGGGGCCCCGAACTGGCCATGCCGCTGTACGACCCCCGGAACGGCGCCAGCACACCGCAGGCCCGACAGTTGCTGTCCGCCATAGCCGGCGCCGACGGCCTCGTGCTCGCCAGCCCCGCCTACCACGGCGGGATCTCCGGCCTGGTGAAGAACGCCCTGGACTATGTCGAGGAACTCAACAAGGACATCCGGCCCTACTTCAGCGAACGGCCGGTCGGCTGCGTGGCGGTCGCCGACGGTTGGCAGGGCGCCGTTTCCACCCTGGCCGCACTCCGCGACGTGACCCATGCACTGCGCGGCTGGCCCACATCGCTGGGCGCCGCGATCAACACGTCAGCGGCACGCTTCTCACCCGCCGGAGTATGCGAGGACACCCGTGTCCAAGGACAGCTGGAGGAAATAGCGGCGCAGGTCGTCGAGTTCGCCAGGATGCGCGTCGCGGCTGCTGCAGCTTCTCGGTGA